A DNA window from Jaculus jaculus isolate mJacJac1 chromosome 1, mJacJac1.mat.Y.cur, whole genome shotgun sequence contains the following coding sequences:
- the LOC101614601 gene encoding dipeptidase 2 encodes MRWHGETYCLVGGYRAYGDAPVATPAKAKEEEPAPRQASKRRRAQEESHRDGGCPSPKIPRLRRGSKRRAQRSLLVGHLGGEDKPRAAETAQAPSALTTAPLGHDLSSPDKMYLKQCVVTKAAPTGCSMKLASLEGGPVFGLLSSLFVLLPPPSPRVTWAQTTPGTPSVGAQPGIPNAPDLRERARALMQHFPLVDGHNDLPLIVRQFYQNGLQNANLRNFNRGQTSLDRLRNGLVGAQFWSAYVPCQTQDRDAVRLTMEQIDLIHRICASYSELELVTSVKALNSTQKLACLIGVEGGHSLDNSLSVLRSFYLLGVRYLTLTHTCNTPWAESSTKDIHAFYNNVRGLTSFGEKVVAEMNRLGMMVDLSHVSDAVARRALEVSQAPVIFSHSAARSVCKNARNLPDDILKLLKKNGGIVMVSLSVGVLQCNLLANVSTVADHFDHIKTVIGSEFIGIGGDYDGTSQFPQGLEDVSTYPVLIEELLRRGWSEEELQGVLRGNLLRVFGQVEQVREEKKWQSPLEDMIPEEQLDGACHSVLQHLHQKQYQDQKLREIPTHQSLLKLSPKGSSKSSLHIVPTPAIITTFPVLALWLW; translated from the exons ATGCGCTGGCATGGGGAGACTTACTGCCTGGTTGGTGGCTACCGGGCCTATGGGGATGCTCCCGTTGCCACCCCTGCAAAGGCCAAGGAAGAGGAGCCAGCACCCAGGCAGGCTTCCAAGAGACGTCGAGCTCAGGAAGAGTCCCACAGAGATGGAGGGTGCCCAAGCCCCAAAATTCCTCGCCTGAGGCGTGGCAGCAAGAGGCGCGCCCAGAGAAGCTTGCTGGTTGGGCATCTCGGTGGCGAGGACAAGCCTCGAGCTGCTGAGACCGCTCAGGCCCCTTCAGCACTGACCACTGCCCCTCTGGGACATGACCTGAGCTCTCCT GACAAGATGTACCTGAAACAATGTGTGGTTACAAAAGCAGCTCCAACAGGCTGCAG CATGAAGCTCGCCAGCCTCGAAGGTGGCCCGGTGTTCGGCCTACTGAGTTCGCTGTTTGTGCTGCTGCCGCCGCCCTCACCGAGGGTAACCTGGGCGCAGACCACCCCCGGCACCCCCAGCGTCGGGGCCCAGCCAGGCATCCCCAATGCCCCAGACCTCCGAGAGCGAGCGCGGGCCCTGATGCAACATTTCCCCCTTGTGGATGG CCACAATGACCTGCCCCTGATTGTGAGGCAGTTTTACCAGAATGGGCTACAGAATGCTAACCTGCGAAATTTCAACCGTGGTCAAACCAGCCTGGACAGGCTTAGAAATGGCCTCGTGGGTGCCCAG TTCTGGTCAGCCTATGTCCCATGCCAGACTCAGGACCGGGATGCAGTGCGCCTCACAATGGAACAGATTGACCTCATTCACCGCATATGTGCCTCCTATTCTGAGCTGGAACTTGTGACATCAGTTAAAG CTCTGAACAGCACCCAGAAACTGGCCTGTCTCATTGGTGTGGAGGGTGGCCACTCACTAGACAACAGTCTCTCTGTGCTTCGGAGTTTCTACCTGCTGGGAGTGCGCTACCTGACCCTCACCCACACCTGCAACACACCCTG GGCAGAGAGCTCAACTAAAGACATCCACGCATTCTACAACAATGTCCGTGGGCTGACCAGCTTTGGTGAG AAGGTGGTGGCAGAAATGAATCGCTTGGGCATGATGGTTGACTTGTCCCATGTCTCAGATGCTGTGGCACGGCGAGCCCTAGAAGTGTCACAGGCACCCGTGATCTTCTCCCACTCAGCTGCCCGGAGTGTGTGCAAAAATGCTCGGAATCTTCCTGATGACATCCTGAAGCTTCTG AAGAAGAACGGTGGCATTGTGATGGTGTCCTTGTCTGTAGGAGTGCTCCAGTGCAACCTGTTAGCCAACGTGTCCACAGTAGCAG ATCACTTCGACCACATCAAGACGGTCATCGGATCTGAATTCATCGGGATTGGTGGAGATTATGATGGCACCAGCCA GTTCCCCCAGGGGCTGGAGGACGTGTCCACATACCCAGTGCTCATAGAAGAGTTGCTGAGACGGGGCTGGAGTGAGGAAGAGCTTCAAGGTGTCCTTCGAGGAAACCTGCTAAGGGTCTTTGGACAAGTGGAACAG GTACGGGAGGAAAAGAAATGGCAAAGCCCCCTGGAGGACATGATCCCAGAGGAGCAGCTGGACGGTGCTTGCCACTCTGTCCTGCAACATCTGCATCAGAAACAGTACCAAGACCAAAAACTTAGAGAGATCCCAACACATCAGTCACTCCTAAAGTTGTCACCTAAGGGGTCATCAAAATCTTCTCTCCACATAGTCCCAACTCCCGCCATTATTACCACCTTTCCAGTCCTTGCTTTGTGGCTTTGGTGA